In Dethiosulfovibrio salsuginis, the DNA window GTAAGGGCTATGATTTCCTGTAGCATCTTAAGCTGGCCAACAGACATTACCGTGTGACCTGTTCGGTTGGCAGGAACTTGAAGAAGATACTCAAAAAGGGCTATCCCCCAGCTGATAATGGCGGCAAAGATCCAGGTTTTACTGGATAAATTCTTTAAGTGTCCATACCAGGCGAAAGTCATAAAGACGTTGCTACAGAACAGC includes these proteins:
- a CDS encoding DMT family protein, encoding MKPYAFTVTMLFCSNVFMTFAWYGHLKNLSSKTWIFAAIISWGIALFEYLLQVPANRTGHTVMSVGQLKMLQEIIALTVFVPFSVLYMKEKLSWNYAWAGMCLCGAVFFVFRGR